In the Carassius gibelio isolate Cgi1373 ecotype wild population from Czech Republic chromosome A2, carGib1.2-hapl.c, whole genome shotgun sequence genome, one interval contains:
- the LOC128022167 gene encoding interferon-inducible GTPase 5, with the protein MAMFDDYDIITLEDLEDIKESISTQDLPTAVNTIKEVLEKQDLVELNIGVTGESGSGKSTFVNAFRGLGDEEEDSAITGPVETTKEPKAYFHPKYKNVKVWDLPGIGTRNFKADEYLKLVEFERYDFFIIIASDRFRECHILLAKEIKRMGKRFYFVRSKIDQSIDAEKKSKKKSFDQKKTLDTIREDCETGLKNIGIQDPVVFLISSFELGNYDLNLLQEKMEHELPQHKRRVLLLALPNITQEINDKKKKVLEENIGKVALLSALVATVPVPGLSVAVDFAIVKKEIERYHSVFGLDDPSLQMLCERSGKTTDEFKSLMKSPLIGGINPASLLPLAGAASLVLAENGLEYVVSLIPLLGSVVAGGMSYMTVSKMLKRALNDIAEDARIVLMASVQTEV; encoded by the exons atGGCTATGTTTGATGATTATGATATAATAACTCTGGAGGACCTTGAAGATATTAAAGAATCCATATCTACCCAGGATCTCCCAACagctgtaaacacaatcaaagaaGTCCTTGAAAAACAGGATCTTGTAGAACTTAACATTGGTGTGACGGGGGAGTCAGGTTCTGGAAAATCTACGTTTGTGAATGCATTCAGGGGTTTAGGGGATGAAGAAGAGGACTCTGCGATAACTGGCCCTGTAGAAACCACTAAAGAGCCTAAAGcttattttcacccaaaatataaaaatgtgaaagtGTGGGATCTTCCTGGCATTGGAACACGAAACTTCAAAGCTGATGAGTATCTTAAACTTGTTGAGTTTGAACGTTATGATTTTTTCATCATCATCGCTTCAGATCGGTTCAGAGAATGCCACATTCTGCTGGCCAAAGAGATCAAGAGAATGGGGAAAAGGTTTTATTTTGTTCGTTCCAAGATTGACCAAAGCATTGATGCTGAGAAGAAGAGTAAGAAGAAAAGCTTTGACCAGAAAAAGACATTGGATACCATCCGAGAGGACTGTGAAACAG GTCTGAAAAACATTGGTATACAGGATCCTGTTGTGTTTTTGATCTCTAGCTTCGAGCTCGGCAACTATGATTTAAATCTTCTGCAGGAGAAAATGGAGCATGAGCTTCCACAGCACAAGAGACGTGTGCTGCTGTTGGCTTTGCCGAATATCACACAGGAGATCAATGATAAAAAGAAGAAAGTATTAGAGGAAAACATTGGAAAAGTTGCCTTACTGTCTGCTTTGGTGGCTACAGTCCCTGTTCCTGGTCTTTCAGTTGCTGTGGATTTTGCCATTGTTAAAAAGGAGATAGAACGATACCACAGTGTCTTTGGTCTGGATGATCCATCCCTGCAGATGCTCTGTGAAAGATCTGGGAAGACCACTGATGAATTCAAAAGTTTAATGAAGTCCCCACTGATTGGTGGGATAAACCCAGCTTCATTATTACCCTTAGCGGGTGCTGCATCCCTGGTTCTGGCTGAAAATGGACTTGAGTATGTTGTGAGTCTCATACCCTTACTTGGTTCTGTGGTGGCAGGAGGAATGTCCTATATGACAGTCTCAAAAATGCTGAAGAGAGCTCTGAATGACATAGCAGAAGATGCCAGAATCGTGCTCATGGCTTCAGTGCAGACTGAAGTGTAA